A single region of the Gilliamella apis genome encodes:
- a CDS encoding phage holin family protein: MKIKHMQNSDPTNWLYWLMTLGMAALGSIAKTAFDIINGKAVGIKIAICQLIVSMFAGALTILLSIALQFSAEFTGCMAGSAGWLGAEMIKVIAERMKRSAGEQ, encoded by the coding sequence AAACAGTGATCCTACGAATTGGCTATATTGGCTAATGACATTAGGTATGGCTGCTCTAGGCTCTATTGCGAAAACTGCATTTGATATCATTAACGGTAAAGCAGTAGGGATAAAGATAGCTATATGCCAATTAATTGTTTCTATGTTTGCCGGCGCACTGACTATTTTATTATCAATAGCACTACAGTTTAGTGCTGAATTCACAGGATGTATGGCAGGGTCTGCGGGGTGGTTGGGTGCAGAGATGATCAAAGTCATTGCCGAACGAATGAAAAGGAGTGCTGGAGAACAATGA